Proteins co-encoded in one Neodiprion lecontei isolate iyNeoLeco1 chromosome 3, iyNeoLeco1.1, whole genome shotgun sequence genomic window:
- the LOC124293486 gene encoding uncharacterized protein LOC124293486 isoform X1: MGDDKEAEEAIKAFQLVEFDPPNRKQKRGTIECVPSTWISYNPSTGRCQCKFMPPPYSVEDSELLCWLVKEQSPLQESWPVYPITLKGHATTYDDAMKRLKVLADKKFVYTEDGTLPEKKSEAAKKAYQRIKVKGDKAIAEKLMQVQPINTSRNDDYASNVDSSFETSDPIPCINSIKAKKKNTKLKNMTETDNESTADENSNVIKPRKKPKQKSKQEHASSTGKNHVQEIERKLSKRSSREVSKSTKNVPKENSSELNQRDCDILSGLRYDVQMLTKAIDKLKAIVEKSALAMDAHGANVQSFTTQYDLNLPVTTLKDFDAFDEKLKADKKFRKEFTSTLHFVFDHNATLPKNVTALLKKNISRDVALNFNAVKAGMDKRIFKETQLCGILLDVLLLKYKEGAQGSMTHVTEKSVYRELGNCLSNAVDWDGHRKSRLKKKAAKSTTIAAVQSVCVNVHCSGTSMESLSRKSTDKSS, translated from the exons ATGGGAGATGATAAAGAGGCAGAAGAGGCCATCAAGGCTTTTCAATTAGTCGAATTCGATCCACCtaatagaaaacaaaaacgagGCACGATAGAATGCGTACCATCGACTTGGATTTCCTATAACCCATCGACTGGCAGATGCCAATGCAAATTCATGCCACCTCCGTATTCAGTAGAGGACTCTGAACTTTTGTGTTGGCTCGTCAAAGAACAAAGCCCTCTACAAGAATCTTGGCCTGTCTACCCAATAACACTCAAGGGACATGCGA cAACTTATGATGATGCAATGAAACGTCTCAAAGTATTAGCAGACAAGAAATTTGTATACACAGAGGATGGAACGTtaccagaaaaaaaatcagaggcAGCTAAAAAAGCATATCAGAGAATCAAAGTCAAAGGCGATAAAGCAATTGCTGAAAAGTTGATGCAAGTGCAACCCATTAACACCTCCAGGAATGACGATTATGCATCAAATGTAGact CATCCTTTGAAACATCTGACCCAATTCCTTGTATTAACAGCATCAAggccaagaaaaaaaatacaaaacttaaaaatatgacagaaactgacaatgagtcaaCAGCTGATGAAAACAGCAATGTGATCAAACCCAGAAAAAAACcgaagcaaaaatcaaaacaagAACATGCTTCCTCTACCGGCAAAAACCACGTTCAAG aaattgaacgaaaactGAGCAAAAGATCATCACGTGAAGTGTCAAAATCCACAAAAAATGTGCCTAAAGAAAATAGCTCTGAACTGAATCAGAGAGATTGTGATATCCTTAGCGGACTGAGATACGATGTTCAAATGCTAACCAAAGCCATCGACAAACTCAAGGCCATCGTTGAAAAATCGGCCTTAGCGATGGATGCTCATGGGGCAAATGTCCAAAGTTTTACGACACAATATGATCTGAACCTGCCTGTAACGACTTTGAAGGACTTTGACGCATTCGACGAGAAATTAAAAGCtgacaaaaaatttcgtaaagaattc ACTAGTACATTGCATTTCGTTTTCGACCACAATGCAACCTTACCAAAAAATGTGAcggcattattgaaaaaaaatatttcacgggATGTGGCCTTGAATTTCAACGCAGTGAAGGCTGGCATGGATAAACGCATTTTCAAAGAGACACAACTTTGTGGAATATTGCTGG ATGTGCTTTTGTTGAAATACAAAGAGGGAGCGCAGGGATCAATGACACATGTAACTGAAAAGAGTGTTTATCGAGAACTCGGTAACTGCCTGAGTAATGCCGTCGATTGGGATGGGCATCGTAAATCTCGACTAAAGAAAAAAGCTGCAAAGAGTACTACAATCGCTGCAGTCCAATCAGTTTGTGTCAATGTACATTGCAGCGGCACCAGCATGGAATCGTTGTCTCGTAAATCCACAGACAAATCTTCTTAG
- the LOC124293486 gene encoding uncharacterized protein LOC124293486 isoform X2 — MGDDKEAEEAIKAFQLVEFDPPNRKQKRGTIECVPSTWISYNPSTGRCQCKFMPPPYSVEDSELLCWLVKEQSPLQESWPVYPITLKGHATTYDDAMKRLKVLADKKFVYTEDGTLPEKKSEAAKKAYQRIKVKGDKAIAEKLMQVQPINTSRNDDYASNVDSSFETSDPIPCINSIKAKKKNTKLKNMTETDNESTADENSNVIKPRKKPKQKSKQEHASSTGKNHVQEIERKLSKRSSREVSKSTKNVPKENSSELNQRDCDILSGLRYDVQMLTKAIDKLKAIVEKSALAMDAHGANVQSFTTQYDLNLPVTTLKDFDAFDEKLKADKKFRKEFMCFC; from the exons ATGGGAGATGATAAAGAGGCAGAAGAGGCCATCAAGGCTTTTCAATTAGTCGAATTCGATCCACCtaatagaaaacaaaaacgagGCACGATAGAATGCGTACCATCGACTTGGATTTCCTATAACCCATCGACTGGCAGATGCCAATGCAAATTCATGCCACCTCCGTATTCAGTAGAGGACTCTGAACTTTTGTGTTGGCTCGTCAAAGAACAAAGCCCTCTACAAGAATCTTGGCCTGTCTACCCAATAACACTCAAGGGACATGCGA cAACTTATGATGATGCAATGAAACGTCTCAAAGTATTAGCAGACAAGAAATTTGTATACACAGAGGATGGAACGTtaccagaaaaaaaatcagaggcAGCTAAAAAAGCATATCAGAGAATCAAAGTCAAAGGCGATAAAGCAATTGCTGAAAAGTTGATGCAAGTGCAACCCATTAACACCTCCAGGAATGACGATTATGCATCAAATGTAGact CATCCTTTGAAACATCTGACCCAATTCCTTGTATTAACAGCATCAAggccaagaaaaaaaatacaaaacttaaaaatatgacagaaactgacaatgagtcaaCAGCTGATGAAAACAGCAATGTGATCAAACCCAGAAAAAAACcgaagcaaaaatcaaaacaagAACATGCTTCCTCTACCGGCAAAAACCACGTTCAAG aaattgaacgaaaactGAGCAAAAGATCATCACGTGAAGTGTCAAAATCCACAAAAAATGTGCCTAAAGAAAATAGCTCTGAACTGAATCAGAGAGATTGTGATATCCTTAGCGGACTGAGATACGATGTTCAAATGCTAACCAAAGCCATCGACAAACTCAAGGCCATCGTTGAAAAATCGGCCTTAGCGATGGATGCTCATGGGGCAAATGTCCAAAGTTTTACGACACAATATGATCTGAACCTGCCTGTAACGACTTTGAAGGACTTTGACGCATTCGACGAGAAATTAAAAGCtgacaaaaaatttcgtaaagaattc ATGTGCTTTTGTTGA